One Alligator mississippiensis isolate rAllMis1 chromosome 1, rAllMis1, whole genome shotgun sequence genomic window carries:
- the TRIM35 gene encoding E3 ubiquitin-protein ligase TRIM35: protein MEKEAPSGSAPAAPAPSSPRFKEELLCPICYDPFREAVTLCCGHNFCKACVSRSWQHQPRHACPVCKELSSPDDLRPNRNLNNIVEMVLQEESRAPAGGTAICPVHREEAKLFCWQDKELACCLCQSSERHAGHKMRPVGDTAKDYRAKWRNMENSLRDKVKDFRAVQRAYESISKHNQVEAARLEEQIQQEFEKLHEFLRGEEKAALAELRDEARSKRGLIDGKVQKLAEESSALVREADLLQADLREDDCTFLRKHKNRKRRIACTAEEPEAVLPGMLIDVAKYLGSLQYDVWKRMLGIIPVVPFSFDPNSAAGWLSVSSDLTAVGNGGYKLLVDNPERFSSAPCILGSCGFSKGFHTWEVDLGGLENWRVGVARGRSGRRWNFHHDARSGFWYIYRLQGQESEACRASNSARSEMVPGALRRVRVELDCDEGELSFYDAERKSHIYTFHEKFNGEVFPYFYVGSLAPDASSGSLRICPLQVQIREDVPL, encoded by the exons ATGGAGAAAGAAGCCCCCTCCGGCAGTgcccccgcagcccctgccccgtcCTCGCCCCGCTTCAAGGAGGAGCTGCTGTGCCCCATCTGCTACGACCCCTTCCGCGAAGCCGTCACGCTGTGCTGCGGGCACAACTTCTGCAAGGCCTGCGTGAGCCGCTCGTGGCAGCACCAGCCCCGCCACGCCTGCCCCGTGTGCAAGGAGCTGTCCTCGCCCGACGACCTGCGCCCCAACCGCAACCTCAACAACATCGTGGAGATGGTGCTCCAGGAGGAGAGCCGGGCGCCGGCGGGCGGCACCGCCATCTGCCCCGTGCACCGCGAGGAAGCCAAGCTCTTCTgctggcaggacaaggagctgGCCTGCTGCCTGTGCCAGAGCTCGGAGAGGCACGCGGGGCACAAGATGCGGCCCGTGGGGGACACCGCCAAGGACTACCGG GCAAAGTGGAGGAACATGGAGAACTCCCTGCGGGACAAGGTGAAGGATTTCCGGGCTGTGCAGAGAGCCTACGAGTCCATCTCCAAGCACAACCAG GTAGAGGCGGCTCGGCTGGAGGAGCAGATCCAGCAGGAGTTTGAGAAGCTGCACGAGTTCCTGCGGGGTGAGGAGAAAGCCGCGCTGGCCGAGCTGCGGGACGAGGCCCGGAGCAAGCGGGGCCTCATCGACGGCAAGGTGCAAAAGCTGGCGGAAGAGAGCAGCGCCCTGGTGCGCGAAGCCGACCTGCTGCAAGCCGACCTCCGGGAGGACGACTGCACCTTCCTCCGG AAACACAAGAACCGCAAGCGCAG AATTGCCTGCACAGCGGAGGAGCCGGAAGCAGTCCTACCGGGCATGCTGATCGACGTGGCCAAGTACCTGGGGTCCCTCCAGTACGACGTGTGGAAGAGGATGCTGGGGATCATCCCCGTCG TGCCTTTCAGCTTTGACCCCAACTCAGCAGCAGGCTGGCTTTCGGTCTCCAGCGACCTCACGGCAGTGGGCAACGGGGGCTACAAGCTGCTGGTGGACAACCCTGAGCGCTTCTCTTCAGCCCCCTGCATCCTGGGCTCCTGCGGCTTCTCCAAGGGCTTCCACACGTGGGAGGTGGACCTGGGTGGGCTGGAGAACTGGCGCGTGGGCGTGGCGCGGGGCCGCAGCGGCCGGCGCTGGAACTTCCACCACGACGCTCGCTCGGGCTTCTGGTACATCTACCGTCTGCAGGGCCAGGAGAGCGAGGCATGCCGGGCCTCCAACTCGGCCCGCTCGGAGATGGTGCCGGGGGCCCTGCGGCGAGTGCGGGTGGAGCTGGACTGCGACGAGGGTGAGCTGTCCTTCTACGATGCCGAACGGAAGAGCCACATTTACACCTTCCACGAGAAGTTCAACGGCGAGGTCTTCCCCTACTTCTACGTGGGGAGCCTGGCGCCCGACGCATCCTCTGGCTCCCTCCGCATCTGCCCCTTGCAGGTCCAGATCAGGGAGGACGTCCCCCTCTGA